ATTGTTCGCGGCGGCGGCCTTGCTGGCGGGGTGCGCCACGCCGCAGCGGCCGGCCGATCCGTCGGGTGTACTGCCGACCGGGCCGGACGCCGGCGACATGGATCTTTCTCCCTTCTACCGCTGGCCGCAGCCGATTTCCGGCGGCGCGGGAGCCCTCTTGCGGATCGAGCCGGTGGCGGTGCAGGACGATATGGCGGCGCGTGCCGCCTATCGCATATTGTACGCATCGACCGATGCCCGCTGGAATTCGGGTGCCGTCCCGGTGAGCGGCATGTTGTTCCTGCCCAGGGGGGAGCCGCCGGAGGGCGGCTGGCCGCTGCTGGCCTGGGCACATGGAACGGCAGGGATCGCGGACGCGTGTGCGCCGTCCTGGACGGGCGTGCGGCCGCGCGACGCGACCTATATGAGCCGCTGGCTCGAAGCGGGATTTGCCGTGGTGGCAACCGATTATCAGGGGCTGGGCGGTCCCGGGCCGCATCCCTATCTCGATTGGCGCTCGGAAGGCCGCTCGGTACTCGACAGCGTGCGCGCCGCACTTGCCGCGAAGCCGGAAGAGGTTTCGAACCGGGTCATTCTGGCGGGCCAGTCTCAGGGGTCGGGCGCGGCGGTCGGTGCCGCGATGCTGGTGGGCGAGTATGCCCCCCGACTGGGTATTCTCGGCACGGTCGCGACCGGCTTCGGCTATTCCTTCCCCGACGGGCCGGTATCCTTGCCCGAACGTCGTTCCGCCACTCAGTTTCTGAGCTATGCCTCGAGCGGGCTGCGCGACGATGCGCCGCCGATCGACGATATCGTCACGCCGGCGGGCAGGCAGCTGCTCGAAGCGGCGCGGCAGGGCTGCAAGGGCGATATCGTTCAGCGTGCCCGCGAGTTGAAGGTGGCGGAAATGGCGCAGGCCTTTTCGATCCCGATGGAAGCGGTTCGCGACATGGCGATCCCCGTCGCCGACATGCCGGTCAGACCGACCGGTCGTCCGCTGCTGATTGCCACGGGCCTTGCCGATGCGACGACCATACCCGAACGGCAATATGCCA
This genomic interval from Sphingosinithalassobacter tenebrarum contains the following:
- a CDS encoding lipase family protein; this encodes MTRHSVRCRFGGLSLFAAAALLAGCATPQRPADPSGVLPTGPDAGDMDLSPFYRWPQPISGGAGALLRIEPVAVQDDMAARAAYRILYASTDARWNSGAVPVSGMLFLPRGEPPEGGWPLLAWAHGTAGIADACAPSWTGVRPRDATYMSRWLEAGFAVVATDYQGLGGPGPHPYLDWRSEGRSVLDSVRAALAAKPEEVSNRVILAGQSQGSGAAVGAAMLVGEYAPRLGILGTVATGFGYSFPDGPVSLPERRSATQFLSYASSGLRDDAPPIDDIVTPAGRQLLEAARQGCKGDIVQRARELKVAEMAQAFSIPMEAVRDMAIPVADMPVRPTGRPLLIATGLADATTIPERQYANASAMCAAGDTVIWRTYDGLGHDGAMHGSLPDSIAFARSLLAGREVASECGSFREPGPPGARNPDAPFNDD